From a single Ooceraea biroi isolate clonal line C1 chromosome 12, Obir_v5.4, whole genome shotgun sequence genomic region:
- the LOC105280695 gene encoding aminopeptidase N → MFSKNKLVFQIFQTKISILFLQLSLSSTIFTIVGAQIFNDKLNVDAASYRLPENIIPRHYNISMSLPAHLEQLDIGECAIDIEISNATYHIRLHSLDLHIYKEQTRLVRKDGREFKPIGHIYNSSMHILKLQFYNKIRPGFYTLDIKYTVKQSLGKKPGFIFKEFLVKEMNKTKPETRRKLLATAFQSIEARRVFPCWDEPALKATFEININHHKTYKVLSNVPTTNVITDAIKENYLWTSFNITSMISTRDVAIAITDAMGNSNKCDIVNQWSRFHSQYILIQFATDIMDYIFNEQCDFFDWKVDVNIFQLKEIVIPGIEHDVIGKPGLIIYNCREELFIYDAEIDNVAHKMEIARAIAHGITHHWLDPVIPSFWWSHQWLNEAFIILSRTEILNQVITAFPEWRLLDLFVVQIQHEALHLDIDFCIEPLTSAITPAMLRMLQHVISSGGFKQLSKMYLNMSPFSPGNLLFAMHVYLNISEKYYIYSIKDMDEWITQSSYPIVEVIRTNSSTVLIRQYPYYLNRDSILDNKVSDKRRIPITVTTKSTLNCFNTKPHYWLIPRFQENITVHINESDWIIVNLQQIGYYRVIYDHINWKLITNYLNSEEYKNIHILNRAQLIDDAYHFWVANRLKYEMFKEITQYLHQETDYVAWYPMFQALRYISQFLPFQEIEPLKSHVQYILGGLLSQTGYVEESNEADLNKCLRQEAARWGCTFDVLECQRNATDKLLEHLKNPNSSRVSPDWKDWVYCKGSMGAKVETLNAMVKYLSSMNISFNRSFEYLSCSERYCDEVVHYLYNGSVQNIINDIPNSTYILYQCVASHAKRYIDKLPTHFDIYNYIIPEKLKLFSIIINHLQSDYEMYKLKIFVEGISWRMKAEDVSKIGFAEKTRLYNINNGKNKLVELMEK, encoded by the exons atgttttctaAGAATAAATTGGTTTTTCAGATATTTCAGACAAAAATAAGCATCCTATTTTTGCAACTGTCTTTAAGTAGTACAATATTCACCATTGTGGGAGCAcaaatatttaacgacaagCTGAATGTTGATGCAGCTAGTTATCGATTACCAGAAAACATAATACCGCGACATTATAACATAAGTATGTCATTACCAGCCCATTTAGAACAGTTGGATATTGGTGAATGTGCTATCGATATCGAGATTTCTAACGCAACATATCACATACGCTTACATTCCTTGGATCTACACATATATAAAGAGCAGACTAGATTGGTTAGGAAGGATGGTAGAGAATTTAAACCTATAGGACACATATACAATTCATCAATGCATATtctaaaattgcaattttataataagatacGACCTGGGTTTTATACTctggatataaaatatactgtCAAACAGTCCCTTGGAAAGAAACCTggctttatttttaaagaatttttggtcaaagaaatgaataaaac GAAACCTGAAACTCGTAGAAAGCTACTGGCAACAGCATTCCAGTCAATTGAAGCCCGTCGAGTGTTTCCTTGTTGGGACGAACCGGCTTTAAAAGCAACCTTTGAGATTAACATAAATCACCATAAAACATACAAAGTCTTATCAAATGTACCGACAACAAACGTTATAACAGATGCGATTAAAGAAAACTACCTGTGGACATCCTTTAACATCACTTCCATGATATCTACTCGTGACGTTGCAATTGCTATTACTGATGCAATGGGAAATTCTAATAAATGTGATATTGTCAATCAATGGAGCAGATTTCACTCCCAATACATACTTATACAATTTGCAACTGATATCATGGATTACATCTTTAATGAACAatgcgattttttcgattGGAAAGTTGATgtcaatatatttcaattaaaagaaattgtaattCCGGGTATCGAACATGATGTTATCGGAAAACCGGGccttataatttataa TTGCAGAGAAGAACTTTTTATATACGATGCAGAAATAGATAATGTTGCGCACAAAATGGAGATAGCACGTGCTATAGCACATGGAATAACGCATCACTGGTTAGACCCTGTAATCCCATCATTCTGGTGGTCTCACCAATGGTTAAACGAAGCGTTTATTATTCTGTCCCGCACAGAAATTCTCAATCAGGTAATTACT gCTTTTCCGGAATGGCGGCTGCTAGACTTGTTTGTGGTTCAGATTCAACATGAAGCTTTGCATTTAGACATAGATTTCTGCATAGAGCCTCTTACATCTGCTATCA CACCTGCGATGTTGCGTATGTTACAACATGTAATTAGCTCTGGGGGATTCAAGCAGTTgtctaaaatgtatttaaatatgtc gCCATTCTCACCCGGTAATTTGTTGTTTGCGATGcacgtttatttaaatatatctgagaagtattacatatattcgaTAAAAGATATGGACGAATGGATAACTCAAAGCAGTTATCCTATAGTGGAAGTGATACGTACTAATAGCAGTACAGTATTAATAAGGCAATATCCTTATTACCTAAATAGAGATAGCATCTTGGACAATAAAGTGTCGGATAAGAGACGCATACCTATTACTGTTACTACAAAGAGCACACTAAATTGTTTTAACACTAAACCTCATTACTGGCTGATTCCACggtttcaagaaaatattactgTTCATATTAATGAATCTGATTGGATAATAGTCAACTTACAACAAATTG GATACTATCGCGTAATATACGATCACATAAATTGGAAACTAATCACGAATTATCTGAACTCcgaagaatataaaaacatacataTTCTTAATCGTGCTCAACTCATCGACGATGCGTATCATTTTTGGGTGGCAAATCGGCTTAAGTACGAAATGTTCAAGGAAATCACCCAGTACTTACACCAAGAGACAGACTATGTAGCATGGTATCCCATGTTTCAAGCTCTCAGATATATATCACAATTCTTACCATTTCAAGAAATTGAACCTCTGAAG AGCCACGTGCAATACATTTTGGGAGGGTTGCTTTCTCAAACAGGCTACGTGGAGGAATCCAATGAGGCAGATCTCAACAAGTGTCTCAGACAAGAGGCTGCAAGGTGGGGATGTACTTTCGATGTTTTGGAATGTCAGCGTAATGCCACTGACAAATTGCTGGAGCACCTAAAAAATCCCAACAGCAGCAG aGTTTCGCCAGATTGGAAGGACTGGGTATATTGCAAAGGTTCTATGGGAGCGAAGGTAGAGACTTTGAACGCTATGGTGAAATATTTGTCAAGCAtgaatatatcttttaatagaaGTTTTGAATATCTTTCATGCTCTGAAAGATATTGTGATGAAGTCGTGCACTACTTATATAATGGATCGGtacagaatataataaatgatataccAAATAGTACCTACATTCTTTATCAGTGTGTCGCAAGTCATGCAAAGCGCTATATAGACAAGTTACCGACACATTTTGATATATACaa ttatataattcCCGAAAAACTTAAGCTATTCAGtatcattattaatcatttGCAGTCCGATTATGAAATGTACAAg TTGAAGATATTTGTAGAAGGCATTTCATGGAGAATGAAAGCCGAGGATGTGTCAAAGATAGGGTTTGCTGAAAAGACACGCTTGTACAATATCAACAATGGGAAAAACAAATTAGTAGAATTGAtggaaaaataa
- the LOC113563082 gene encoding uncharacterized protein LOC113563082, with amino-acid sequence MAQFTASEYTDMIITYGMAGENALAAERLYAERFPERQHPSRRTILRNVQRLRETGSLLSNVRPGRAVHLHVRDEERILREFERNPGYSVRRAANTLGISKDVIHRTLRRNRLHPYHYQRVQQLLPGDLQSRVFFCEGISIIFI; translated from the coding sequence ATGGCCCAATTTACCGCAAGTGAATATACGGATATGATTATCACGTATGGAATGGCGGGCGAAAATGCATTGGCCGCGGAACGCTTATACGCGGAAAGATTCCCCGAACGTCAACATCCGTCGCGAAGAACAATCTTACGAAACGTCCAAAGATTGCGAGAAACGGGGTCTCTCctttcaaatgtacgacccgGAAGAGCAGTGCATCTGCACGTCCGCGACGAGGAACGGATTCTACGGGAATTTGAGAGAAATCCCGGATACAGTGTGCGTCGAGCAGCAAATACACTCGGCATATCCAAGGATGTAATACATCGCACATTACGGAGGAACAGACTGCATCCGTATCATTACCAACGGGTGCAGCAGCTTCTTCCCGGCGATTTACAATCGCGCGTCTTTTTTTGTGAaggtatttctattatttttatttga